From the Lepus europaeus isolate LE1 chromosome 12, mLepTim1.pri, whole genome shotgun sequence genome, one window contains:
- the SLC46A2 gene encoding solute carrier family 46 member 2, whose amino-acid sequence MAPEVTCPWRNHLSRFQMRTWIEPVVASTQVASSLYDAGLLLVVKASFGGGGAANHSSGASPRDTQEDHQQTAISNFYIVYNLVVGLTPLLSAYGLGWLSDRSNRKISICVSLLGFLLSRLGLLLKVLLDWPVQVLYGAAALSGLCGGFSAFWSGVMALGSLGSSEGHRSLRLILIDLILGLAGFCGSMASGHLFKQIAGHAGQGLVLTACSVSCAIFALLYSLLVLKVPEPVAKPSKVLPTVDTVSGTVGTYRTLDPDQLDRQSVVGHSPPLEKAKPQKTIIALLFVGAIIYDLAVVGTVDVMPLFVLREPLSWNQVQVGYGMAAGYTIFITSFLGVLVFSRCFRDTTMIMIGMVSFASGSLLMAFVKETYMFYIARAIMMFALIPITTIRSAMSKLIKGSSYGKVFVILQLSLALTGVVTSTVYNKIYQLTMDKFVGTCFALSSFLSFLAIVPIGIVAYKQASQLQYADIPEK is encoded by the exons ATGGCTCCCGAGGTCACCTGCCCGTGGAGGAACCACTTGTCTCGCTTCCAGATGAGGACCTGGATCGAACCGGTGGTGGCCTCGACCCAGGTGGCCTCCTCACTCTACGACGCAGGGCTCCTCCTGGTGGTGAAGGCCTCCTTTGGGGGCGGAGGCGCGGCGAACCACAGCTCGGGCGCATCGCCAAGGGACACTCAGGAGGACCACCAGCAGACTGCCATCTCCAACTTCTACATCGTGTACAACCTGGTGGTGGGCCTGACGCCTCTGCTGTCCGCCTACGGCCTGGGCTGGCTCAGCGACCGCTCGAACCGCAAGATCTCCATCTGCGTGTCGCTGCTGGGCTTCCTGCTCTCGCGCCTCGGGCTGCTGCTCAAGGTGCTGCTGGACTGGCCGGTGCAGGTGCTGTACGGGGCGGCGGCGCTCAGTGGGCTGTGCGGCGGCTTCTCGGCCTTCTGGTCCGGGGTCATGGCGCTGGGCTCCCTGGGTTCCTCCGAGGGCCACCGCTCCTTGCGTCTCATCCTCATTGATCTCATCTTGGGCTTGGCCGGGTTCTGTGGCAGCATGGCCTCTGGACATCTCTTCAAGCAGATTGCTGGGcacgcagggcaggggctggtgctgacaGCCTGCAGCGTGAGCTGTGCCATCTTTGCCCTGCTCTACAGCCTCTTGGTGCTCAAGGTCCCTGAGCCGGTGGCCAAACCCAGCAAGGTGCTCCCCACGGTGGATACCGTGTCTGGGACAGTGGGCACCTACCGCACCCTGGATCCGGATCAGCTGGACAGGCAGAGCGTAGTGGGGCACTCTCCCCCACTGGAGAAAGCAAAGCCCCAAAAAACCATTATAGCCCTGCTTTTTGTGGGTGCCATCATCTATGACCTGGCGGTGGTGGGCACTGTGGACGTGATGCCCCTCTTTGTGCTGAGGGAGCCTCTGAGTTGGAACCAAGTGCAGGTGGGCTATGGCATGGCTGCTGGGTACACCATCTTCATCACCAGCTTCCTGGGCGTCCTGGTCTTTTCCCGCTGCTTCCGGGACACCACAATGATCATGATTGGCATGGTCTCCTTTGCATCTGGATCCCTTCTCATGGCCTTTGTGAAAGAGACATACATGTTCTACATTG CTCGAGCCATCATGATGTTCGCTCTCatccccatcaccaccatccgATCAGCCATGTCCAAACTCATAAAGGGCTCCTCTTACG GAAAGGTGTTCGTCATACTGCAGCTGTCGCTGGCTCTGACAGGGGTAGTGACATCCACGGTGTATAACAAGATCTATCAGCTCACCATGGACAAGTTCGTGGGCACCTGCTTTGCGCTCTCCTCCTTTCTGTCCTTCCTGGCCATTGTCCCGATTGG AATCGTGGCCTACAAACAAGCCTCACAGTTGCAATATGCAGACATCCCAGAGAAATGA